The following proteins are encoded in a genomic region of Armatimonadota bacterium:
- a CDS encoding proline dehydrogenase family protein, producing the protein MGWLRRAFIALSESARAQDLVLHHPWARRAARRFVAGETLAEAVAAVRELNLAGLHASLNYLGEKTTSAAEAEHAADMYVTILETIRREGLDCNLSVKLSQLGATMDEGAAEERLRRVVDAARRQETFVRIDMEESPLVEPTLRLWRHLWDAGYRNVGVVIQAYLYRSAADVQRLIDLGARVRLVKGAYLEPPSVAYPRKADVDENYRRLMEALLRGGHYPAIATHDERLIAHAKALAAREGIGRDRFEFQMVYGVRRDLQRRLAQEGYHVRVYVPFGEQWYPYFMRRLAERPANVLFLLRALVAERGPRPRAAAPGG; encoded by the coding sequence ATGGGGTGGCTGCGGCGCGCCTTCATCGCCCTCTCCGAGAGTGCCCGGGCCCAGGACCTCGTCCTGCACCACCCCTGGGCGCGCCGCGCCGCCCGCCGCTTCGTGGCCGGGGAGACGCTGGCGGAGGCGGTGGCGGCGGTGCGGGAACTCAACCTCGCCGGCCTGCACGCCAGCCTGAACTACCTGGGCGAGAAGACCACCAGCGCGGCGGAGGCCGAGCACGCCGCCGACATGTACGTCACCATCCTGGAGACGATCCGGCGGGAGGGGCTCGACTGCAACCTGTCGGTGAAGCTCTCCCAGCTCGGGGCGACGATGGACGAGGGCGCGGCGGAGGAGCGGCTCCGCCGCGTGGTGGACGCGGCGCGGCGGCAGGAGACCTTCGTGCGCATCGACATGGAGGAGTCCCCGCTGGTGGAGCCGACGCTGCGCCTCTGGCGGCACCTGTGGGACGCCGGCTACCGCAACGTGGGCGTGGTCATCCAGGCCTACCTGTACCGCAGCGCCGCCGACGTCCAGCGGCTCATCGACCTGGGGGCGCGGGTGCGCCTGGTGAAGGGGGCCTACCTGGAGCCCCCCAGCGTGGCCTACCCGCGCAAGGCCGACGTGGACGAGAACTACCGGCGCCTCATGGAGGCGCTGCTGCGCGGCGGCCACTACCCGGCCATCGCCACCCACGACGAGCGCCTGATCGCCCACGCCAAGGCGCTGGCCGCGCGCGAGGGGATCGGGCGGGACCGCTTCGAGTTCCAGATGGTCTACGGGGTGCGGCGCGACCTGCAGCGGCGCCTGGCCCAGGAGGGCTACCACGTGCGGGTCTACGTCCCCTTCGGCGAGCAGTGGTACCCCTACTTCATGCGCCGCCTGGCGGAGCGGCCGGCGAACGTCCTCTTCCTGCTGCGGGCGCTGGTGGCCGAGCGCGGCCCCCGCCCCCGGGCGGCGGCGCCGGGCGGGTAG
- a CDS encoding Glu/Leu/Phe/Val dehydrogenase has translation MSAQAVVIAPKEDPWQMALRQFNEAADHLPLKRGIRDFLAYPKRELTVNFPVKMDDGSVRVFTGHRVHHSTVLGPTKGGIRYHPDVTLNEIRALAMWMTWKCAVVGLPYGGAKGGVVVDPKALSQDELEHLTRRYATEISVLMSPEGDIPAPDVGTNPQVMAWIMDTYSMHRGYSAPSVVTGKPIEIGGSYGRVEATGRGVTICVRETARRLGMPLEGATVVVQGYGNVGSIAAYLLHDIGCRVIAVSDSRGGIFNPKGLDPRAVLRHKEATGSVVGFPGADRVTNEELLELPCDILIPSALEAQVHGENAPRIRTRMIVEGANGPLTPDADQVFAERGIPVIPDILANAGGVIVSYFEWVQGLQQFFWTEEEVNQNLERTLVRAFHRVWQTAEEYRVRLRVGALIRAIGRVADALYLRGIYP, from the coding sequence ATGAGCGCACAGGCGGTCGTGATCGCCCCGAAAGAGGATCCCTGGCAGATGGCGCTGCGCCAGTTCAACGAGGCGGCAGACCACCTCCCCCTCAAGCGAGGCATCCGCGACTTCCTGGCCTACCCCAAGCGGGAGCTCACTGTGAACTTCCCGGTGAAGATGGACGACGGCTCCGTGCGCGTCTTCACCGGACACCGCGTCCACCACAGCACGGTGCTCGGGCCCACCAAGGGCGGCATCCGCTACCACCCGGACGTCACCCTCAACGAGATCCGCGCGCTGGCCATGTGGATGACCTGGAAGTGCGCGGTGGTCGGCCTGCCCTACGGCGGCGCCAAGGGCGGGGTGGTCGTCGACCCCAAGGCCCTCTCCCAGGACGAGCTGGAGCACCTGACGCGGCGCTACGCCACAGAGATCAGCGTGCTCATGAGCCCGGAGGGGGACATCCCCGCCCCCGACGTGGGCACCAACCCCCAGGTGATGGCCTGGATCATGGACACCTACAGCATGCACCGCGGCTACTCCGCCCCCTCGGTGGTCACCGGCAAGCCCATCGAGATCGGCGGCTCCTACGGGCGCGTGGAGGCCACGGGGCGCGGGGTGACCATCTGCGTGCGCGAGACGGCGCGGCGCCTGGGCATGCCCCTGGAGGGGGCGACGGTGGTGGTCCAGGGCTACGGCAACGTGGGCTCCATCGCCGCCTACCTGCTGCACGACATCGGCTGCCGCGTCATCGCCGTCAGCGACAGCCGCGGGGGGATCTTCAACCCGAAGGGCCTGGACCCGCGCGCGGTGCTGCGCCACAAGGAGGCCACGGGGTCGGTGGTGGGCTTCCCCGGCGCCGACCGCGTGACCAACGAGGAGTTGCTGGAGTTGCCCTGCGACATCCTCATCCCCAGCGCCCTGGAGGCGCAGGTCCACGGGGAGAACGCCCCGCGGATCCGCACGCGCATGATCGTCGAGGGGGCCAACGGGCCGCTGACGCCGGACGCGGACCAGGTCTTCGCCGAGCGGGGGATTCCGGTCATCCCCGACATCCTGGCCAACGCCGGCGGGGTGATCGTCTCCTACTTCGAGTGGGTGCAGGGGCTGCAGCAGTTCTTCTGGACCGAGGAGGAGGTCAACCAGAACCTCGAGCGCACGCTGGTGCGGGCCTTCCACCGCGTCTGGCAGACCGCGGAGGAGTACCGGGTGCGCCTGCGCGTGGGAGCGCTCATCCGGGCCATCGGGCGGGTCGCCGACGCGCTCTACCTGCGCGGCATCTACCCCTGA
- a CDS encoding divergent polysaccharide deacetylase family protein — protein sequence MAIVFDDAGGQLAQLDPILALGRPVTVAVLPGLPASRAVAERARAAGLEVLLHLPLEAEDPARRLGPHGVTTAMGEEAIVREVESALASVPGAVGISGHMGSRATADPRVMRAVLHVARSRGLFFVDSRTTPASVAVPLARAAGVPAAERTVFLDNAEDPEAIAAQVRHLLDVALARGEAIGIGHVQRVTADVVRTLLPAFDAAGVVLVPVSWLVR from the coding sequence GTGGCCATCGTCTTCGACGACGCCGGAGGGCAGCTCGCCCAGCTCGACCCCATCCTGGCCCTGGGGCGCCCGGTGACGGTGGCGGTCCTGCCGGGCCTGCCCGCCTCCAGGGCCGTGGCCGAGCGGGCGCGGGCGGCGGGCCTGGAGGTGCTGCTGCACCTGCCCCTGGAAGCCGAGGACCCCGCGCGTCGGCTGGGCCCACACGGCGTGACCACCGCCATGGGTGAGGAGGCCATCGTCCGGGAGGTCGAGTCGGCGCTGGCCAGCGTCCCGGGCGCGGTGGGGATCAGCGGGCACATGGGGTCGCGGGCGACGGCGGACCCGCGGGTCATGCGCGCGGTGCTCCACGTGGCGCGCTCGCGGGGGCTGTTCTTCGTGGACAGCCGCACCACCCCGGCCTCGGTGGCGGTCCCGCTGGCCCGGGCCGCCGGCGTCCCCGCGGCGGAGCGGACCGTCTTCCTCGACAACGCGGAGGACCCGGAGGCGATCGCCGCCCAGGTGCGCCACCTGCTCGACGTGGCCCTGGCGCGCGGGGAGGCCATCGGCATCGGCCACGTCCAGCGCGTCACCGCGGACGTGGTGCGCACCCTGCTCCCCGCCTTCGACGCGGCGGGGGTGGTGCTGGTGCCGGTCTCGTGGCTGGTGCGGTAG